ATTGATGCCAAAAGTGCCTCAATGGCACTGTCTGCGATACTTTAAACATGATGTCCTGATGATGCGTCGCTGTCGCCATTTGCGAGTTCCTACGGCGCCGCGACTGGGCGATGTCCTCAAGCGAAAGAAAAAATAGTATAAGACCCACAGACAATTGTCCCCAATACTCAAAACGACTGAACCAAAAGATCAATTAAAAGAACATTTTTTGAAGGAT
This sequence is a window from Drosophila santomea strain STO CAGO 1482 unplaced genomic scaffold, Prin_Dsan_1.1 Segkk79_quiver_pilon_misjoin1_scaf, whole genome shotgun sequence. Protein-coding genes within it:
- the LOC122756621 gene encoding uncharacterized protein LOC122756621, producing MWPNFVAVVSLLCLAFFAWAKAGPVPIVNEHQQLMPKVPQWHCLRYFKHDVLMMRRCRHLRVPTAPRLGDVLKRKKK